A genomic segment from Myxosarcina sp. GI1 encodes:
- a CDS encoding succinylglutamate desuccinylase/aspartoacylase family protein: MTANEIEIAKEIIPPGQLRRLDIPVSRLSTQTLLSLPVTVINGIEPGPKLWLSAAIHGDELNGVRIISEVLAKIQPDKLRGTIIAVSIVNVFGFIEQSRYLPDRRDLNRSFPGSETGSLASRLANLFMREVVNRSTHGIDLHTAAVHRINLPQIRANLKDKDTYRCARAFGAPIIMHATTRDGSLRQAATKKGIPVLLYEAGEALRFDRQAIEVGVAGIMRVMDCLEMYRFETVPAVTSSKETRQSKWVRASRAGIFYLEVELGAKVRKKQQLGSIADAFGEERVIVRASVDGIVISYTQNPLVNQGDAIVHLAIVSD; encoded by the coding sequence TTGACAGCTAACGAGATCGAAATAGCTAAAGAAATAATACCTCCTGGGCAGTTGCGACGCTTGGATATTCCCGTAAGTCGTTTATCTACTCAGACTCTGTTGTCGCTTCCCGTGACCGTTATTAACGGTATCGAACCAGGACCCAAACTGTGGTTGAGTGCGGCAATTCACGGCGACGAACTTAATGGGGTCAGAATAATTAGCGAGGTTTTAGCAAAGATACAGCCAGATAAATTACGAGGTACGATTATTGCTGTTTCTATCGTCAACGTTTTTGGTTTTATCGAACAGTCGCGCTATCTTCCCGACAGAAGAGATTTAAACCGTTCGTTTCCAGGCTCGGAAACTGGCTCTTTAGCTTCTCGCCTGGCAAATTTATTTATGCGAGAAGTAGTAAATCGCAGTACTCACGGTATCGATTTACATACGGCAGCAGTACATCGCATCAATCTACCTCAAATTCGTGCCAACCTCAAAGATAAGGATACTTATCGCTGTGCTAGAGCTTTTGGCGCGCCAATAATCATGCACGCTACGACGCGAGATGGTTCTCTGCGCCAAGCAGCAACTAAAAAGGGTATACCCGTTTTACTGTATGAAGCAGGAGAGGCTTTGCGTTTCGATCGACAGGCAATAGAAGTAGGCGTAGCAGGAATTATGCGAGTAATGGACTGTCTGGAAATGTATCGGTTCGAGACTGTTCCTGCCGTTACATCCTCAAAGGAAACTCGTCAGAGTAAGTGGGTAAGAGCATCACGAGCGGGCATTTTTTATCTGGAAGTAGAACTAGGGGCAAAAGTACGCAAAAAACAGCAGTTAGGTTCGATAGCCGATGCTTTTGGCGAAGAAAGGGTCATCGTTCGCGCTAGCGTTGATGGTATCGTAATTAGCTATACTCAAAATCCCTTAGTCAATCAGGGTGATGCGATCGTTCATCTGGCAATAGTTTCCGATTGA